GAAATTCTTATAGGAATTTTGGTAGGTATTATAGCAAATACTCTGGGTACTTTGCTTTACATTTTACTTTTTTCCGATTTGAGTATATCGGAAACTTATCAAGCGGCTGTAAAGCAAGGTCATGTTGGCAGTCTCTTGGCTTTAGGTGCCATTTTAAACCTCGTTGCATTCTTTGGCTTTTTGAAAATAAAAAGAGATCAGAGAGCCAAAGGGGTTTTAATATCTACCATTGTTACCGCTCTGATAATTCTCTACTACAAGGTTTTTTAGAATGAAATACTACATTATAGCAGGAGAAGCTTCTGGAGACCTTCATGGCTCCAACCTAATCAAAGCTTTGTTGCGTGTAGACCAAAAAGCAGAGATCAGGTGTTGGGGCGGCGATTTAATGAAAGAAGCCGGTGGAGATTTGGCAAAGCATTATAAGGAAATGGCCTTCATGGGTTTTATTGAAGTTGTCTTGAACCTGAATGCGATTTTTAAAAACATCGGTTACTGTAAAGAAGATATTTCAAATTTCAAGCCTGACGTAATCGTATTTATTGATTATTCCGGATTCAATCTGCGCATCGCCAAATGGGCCAAGGAAAAGGGATTTACAACAAATTACTATATCTCACCTCAAATTTGGGCCTCTAGGGAAAGTCGCATTGAAAAAATTAAAAGGGATATTGACGCCATGTACGTAATACTTCCTTTTGAAAAGGAATTTTACGAAAAAAAACACGGGTATCCCGTTCATTTTGTGGGTCACCCATTACTAGATGCAATTTCCAACAGGCCGCCTTTGGATGAGAGAGATTTCAGGAATGCAAACCAATTAGATTCGGGTAAACCCATTATTGCATTACTGCCCGGTAGTAGGAAACAAGAAATCCAAAAAATGTTGTCGATTATGATATCCATCACCCCGGATTTTGAGGACTACGAGTTTGTTATTGCCGGAGCCCCGAGCTTGGACAATGACTTTTACGAGCCTTTTCTTAAAGGAAAAAATGTAAAGTACGTGCAAAGCAAAACCTATGATTTGTTATCGATTGCAACGGGCGCTTTGGTCACTAGCGGGACTGCCACTCTTGAAACCGCTTTGTATAAAGTACCGCAGGTCGTATGCTATAAGGCTAACTGGATCTCCTATCAAATTGCGAAACGCATAATTACTTTAGAGTTTATTTCATTGGTCAACTTGATATTGAAAAAGGAAGTAGTTAAAGAGCTTATACAGGATGATTTAACAAAAGAAAAGT
This sequence is a window from Maribacter aestuarii. Protein-coding genes within it:
- the lpxB gene encoding lipid-A-disaccharide synthase; its protein translation is MKYYIIAGEASGDLHGSNLIKALLRVDQKAEIRCWGGDLMKEAGGDLAKHYKEMAFMGFIEVVLNLNAIFKNIGYCKEDISNFKPDVIVFIDYSGFNLRIAKWAKEKGFTTNYYISPQIWASRESRIEKIKRDIDAMYVILPFEKEFYEKKHGYPVHFVGHPLLDAISNRPPLDERDFRNANQLDSGKPIIALLPGSRKQEIQKMLSIMISITPDFEDYEFVIAGAPSLDNDFYEPFLKGKNVKYVQSKTYDLLSIATGALVTSGTATLETALYKVPQVVCYKANWISYQIAKRIITLEFISLVNLILKKEVVKELIQDDLTKEKLTKELQLVLSSKQRNLILKSYEELTDKLGGSGASEKAAKLIFQKAQGGN